The sequence below is a genomic window from Lolium perenne isolate Kyuss_39 chromosome 4, Kyuss_2.0, whole genome shotgun sequence.
ccgaagacccatacctagaaaattgtgattgttcaacaccaccattgacaccgggaagaagatctcgtcgccgaacgaaaggccgaagatcacttattgcatacgatgccatctccattgaggggaaaccaacaagaaggcggctaccaaaatcctaacataatctaatgaaaacagtACTTTTCTtcaaaactccacgcatagatcgggttccccactcctcctgacgccggcgaagccgaccggaggaggaggaaccaatctatggaggaggatgaactggaggcggctagggttagagCGGCGGCGGCCTCGAATCTTATAGCTAGTCTGATGTAATATGTTGATTGAAAATATAGACGTTAATGATTGAACTGTTGTTACCAAGTATGGTCTTCTCCAACTATCTAAGCGTGCATAATGTTAACACCTAACATGGGTGACATCTTCCCtctcaaaaaaggaaaaaaacatgGATTAGCTGAATCGCTACTCATTATTCACCAAATTAAGTTTGTGCAACGATCCTGCTTATGATATGTACGAGTTATATAgacaaaaaaaaataaagaaagcgAGAACCAAAATGCGGCGAGCTCGATCAGCTGCTGCCGGCCTGCCGCTCCGGCCGGTCATTGCGGCCAATTAAACTAGGCCTGGTAAGATCCATCCATCTGCCGCATCATGTACTACTCCCACTTCCTGGAGTCGGTGATGTTGATCTTCCAGTGCTGGTCGGCGTAGCCGATCTCCTCGGCGACGTGCCTGTCCCACGCGAGCTCGATCTTCCTCCGCTCCGACAGCGCGCACGGCCCCCGCATCACCTCCCCCATCGCGTCGTACACCTGCCACCACCGCCGGTGCGCCTCGTCGCTGGCGTACACCCGCTGGTCCCCGATGTTCCAGTTGCAGTCGTAGTCCCTGTAGCACCGCCACGGCTTCAGCCCCAGGTAGTGGATCGACCACACCTCCGCCGGCTCCGCCGCGAACAGCCGCTCCTTCAGCGCCCGCTCCCCGGTCGAGTTCGCCCAGAAGTTCTTGAGGTAGTTCACCCGCCGCGGCAGCCGGTGCCACCACACGAACACCTCGTTCAGGAACCCCTGGTCGCCGCCGTTGTACGACCGGATGGTGCGCCGCCCCCGCACCAGCGCGTCGAACGTGCAGCGCGACGGCTCGATCACCATGATCCCGGAGTTGAACAGGGACCCGTCGTTGCCCACCGCGGAGATCTGCGGGAACCGGAAGAGCACGTCCAGGTTGCGGAGCACCAGGATGTCGGCGTCCACGAACACCACGCGCGCGTACTCCGTCAGCTGCCACAGCCGGAACTTGCTGTAGTTGTACTCATTGTAGGAGCCCCGCTCCGCGCGAGGGTTGCGGATGCGCCGGATCCTGCGGGGGATCcagccggcggcggcgagggcgcgGAGGGCCGGCttggtgacggtgtggtcgtggaGGAGGACCATGTCGCGGGTGGAGCCCGACCGCCGGATGCTCTGCGCCAGCACGATGGCGCCACACAGGTACCTGTCCGACGAGTGCAGCACCGTCGCGTACGCCTCCCTCTGCGGCTTCCTGCCGGAGTCCACCGCTGCAAGGTCCGATGCGTTGAACACCTCGTGGATGCCTGCACGAAATGCATATGAGAACTTAGTTTTTTTGAAATGTATGAGAACTTAGTTTATCCAGCGTGACCGAACAAAGAAAATGAAATATCCTCTAGGTGTATCTGTGTACTCACTCGTCCTTACTTCTAATTTTCA
It includes:
- the LOC127297003 gene encoding UDP-glucuronate:xylan alpha-glucuronosyltransferase 2 isoform X2; this encodes MFDELRGRLRMGLVNIGRDELLPLGVEGDVVAVDFDRVSDAFRWSDLYPEWIDEEEEDRVPSCPEIPMPDFARHDGQVDVVVAALPCNRTAKGWNRDVFRLQVHLVVAQVAARKGRRDRRGRVRVVLRSECDPMMDLFRCDEAVGRDGDWWMYSVDVPRLEEKLRLPVGSCNLALPLWGPTGIHEVFNASDLAAVDSGRKPQREAYATVLHSSDRYLCGAIVLAQSIRRSGSTRDMVLLHDHTVTKPALRALAAAGWIPRRIRRIRNPRAERGSYNEYNYSKFRLWQLTEYARVVFVDADILVLRNLDVLFRFPQISAVGNDGSLFNSGIMVIEPSRCTFDALVRGRRTIRSYNGGDQGFLNEVFVWWHRLPRRVNYLKNFWANSTGERALKERLFAAEPAEVWSIHYLGLKPWRCYRDYDCNWNIGDQRVYASDEAHRRWWQVYDAMGEVMRGPCALSERRKIELAWDRHVAEEIGYADQHWKINITDSRKWE
- the LOC127297003 gene encoding UDP-glucuronate:xylan alpha-glucuronosyltransferase 2 isoform X1, with the protein product MKTGEAVKSPLAGLRAAAIIKLNAAFLAFFFLLYMALLLHPNYSHILDRGAASLVRCTFRDACPTSTQHLTRKPGGRLVTAASKVAGTSTERIVNAGRAPTMFDELRGRLRMGLVNIGRDELLPLGVEGDVVAVDFDRVSDAFRWSDLYPEWIDEEEEDRVPSCPEIPMPDFARHDGQVDVVVAALPCNRTAKGWNRDVFRLQVHLVVAQVAARKGRRDRRGRVRVVLRSECDPMMDLFRCDEAVGRDGDWWMYSVDVPRLEEKLRLPVGSCNLALPLWGPTGIHEVFNASDLAAVDSGRKPQREAYATVLHSSDRYLCGAIVLAQSIRRSGSTRDMVLLHDHTVTKPALRALAAAGWIPRRIRRIRNPRAERGSYNEYNYSKFRLWQLTEYARVVFVDADILVLRNLDVLFRFPQISAVGNDGSLFNSGIMVIEPSRCTFDALVRGRRTIRSYNGGDQGFLNEVFVWWHRLPRRVNYLKNFWANSTGERALKERLFAAEPAEVWSIHYLGLKPWRCYRDYDCNWNIGDQRVYASDEAHRRWWQVYDAMGEVMRGPCALSERRKIELAWDRHVAEEIGYADQHWKINITDSRKWE